A genomic stretch from Aedes albopictus strain Foshan chromosome 2, AalbF5, whole genome shotgun sequence includes:
- the LOC109405152 gene encoding centrosomin-like: MDSDDSRPGSSASNSSGSDSPSSPGVPGGAQATDQIDAAEARVSRSRSRSRSRSRSGSRSRSRSRSGSRSRSNSPASKKNSPPSSPKNYDDAPSRSNSPSFRSAENSRNSMPRKSPRSRSGSPDGGRYNRSRSGSKESNRSDTSPKRHRHLSRHSSGSNLSEKLKGEEISDCEMESDQEDKDKGSNNGKLEDSEIPSGHDGVKDTLDMEHRLEMLQQEIKQMEAADRQHQHQQQEQHHTHTANITRSALNDTNLLDILEKQQHLELNVVDKLQALDMDNVIRQCRAQNEELWRQVGDLNRQLEEKQHKLNTLEVQLSEMRYECAELRDKLEENDRSTSDAEVLRLKKDLFQAKSELAEKLCQLDDTEVKLKEKSAELFKTAKMVEKLVKTITELEKENARLKRNSIVSDPGSANHPSASGAPMEQPIFDQNQQIVSQDEYDSLCLRLKALQTKNDSLIQKLTSNSNDRNENIIIKQLNEELIQARDEAEKSQRWRKECVDLCAISTARLEELAGFLDSLLRNEEFSGTLSIARRKAIRKAVDRSLDLSRSLNMSISVTRFSLPENSLANLSSLTGFLNGTDRSLILEDDADKENQGSAEKVIASLKAENRELRGQLEGRGSAKKAGHSEVRRKLIPLMTEPVSDSEAWSEPDRDVSLARIGLEERSSLTNSGGKGKNISARGLGGVLQEFSSTSENEGNGSHLRKQGAELKQLQEAVQEKDSKILEIQTRMVDLDNKLQEEKMKRVDSSKWMGRVWFPSRIAEPIVGLLVSGVRRRQSSGVFVSRAKIYSA, from the coding sequence ATGGATAGTGACGATTCCAGACCAGGTTCGTCTGCGTCCAATAGCTCCGGCTCGGACAGTCCGTCGAGTCCTGGGGTACCTGGCGGTGCCCAAGCTACAGATCAGATCGATGCTGCCGAAGCGCGTGTATCTCGCTCTCGGTCCCGCTCGCGGTCCCGGTCACGGTCCGGATCCCGTTCGCGCTCGCGGTCGCGTTCCGGATCTCGATCGCGCTCCAACAGCCCGGCATCGAAAAAGAACAGCCCTCCGTCGAGCCCGAAAAACTACGACGATGCTCCGTCGCGTTCGAACTCACCATCATTCCGGAGTGCGGAAAACTCGCGCAATTCTATGCCGCGGAAGTCACCCCGCAGTCGCAGTGGCTCCCCGGACGGTGGCCGGTACAATCGGTCTAGGTCGGGTTCGAAGGAATCGAATCGGTCGGACACTTCTCCGAAGCGTCATCGTCACCTGTCACGGCATTCCAGCGGATCCAACCTTAGCGAAAAGCTGAAGGGAGAGGAGATTTCCGACTGTGAGATGGAATCCGACCAAGAGGATAAGGACAAGGGAAGCAACAACGGTAAGTTGGAAGACAGCGAGATTCCGTCCGGCCACGATGGAGTAAAGGACACGTTGGACATGGAGCACCGCTTGGAGATGCTCCAGCAGGAAATCAAACAAATGGAAGCGGCTGATAGGCAACATCAGCATCAGCAGCAAGAGCAACACCACACTCACACAGCCAACATCACGCGAAGTGCCCTTAACGATACCAACCTGTTGGACATTCTGGAAAAGCAGCAACATCTCGAGCTGAACGTGGTCGATAAGCTGCAAGCGCTGGACATGGATAACGTCATCCGACAGTGTCGGGCCCAGAACGAAGAACTCTGGCGGCAGGTTGGCGACCTGAACAGGCAACTGGAGGAGAAGCAGCACAAACTGAACACACTGGAGGTACAGCTGAGCGAGATGCGGTACGAATGCGCCGAACTGAGGGACAAGCTGGAGGAGAACGATCGGTCGACCTCGGATGCGGAGGTCCTCAGGCTCAAGAAGGATCTGTTCCAGGCGAAGTCGGAACTGGCGGAAAAGCTGTGCCAGCTGGATGACACCGAAGTGAAGCTGAAGGAAAAATCCGCCGAGCTGTTCAAGACGGCCAAGATGGTGGAAAAGCTGGTGAAGACAATCACCGAACTGGAGAAGGAAAATGCCCGCCTCAAGCGCAACTCGATTGTCTCGGACCCCGGCAGTGCAAACCATCCTTCAGCGTCGGGGGCACCAATGGAGCAGCCCATCTTCGACCAGAACCAACAAATCGTATCGCAGGACGAATACGACAGCCTGTGTCTGAGGCTGAAAGCCCTCCAAACCAAGAACGACAGCCTCATCCAGAAGCTCACCAGCAACTCGAACGACCGCAACGAGAACATCATCATCAAGCAGCTCAACGAGGAGCTGATCCAGGCGCGAGACGAAGCGGAAAAGTCTCAGCGCTGGCGCAAGGAATGCGTCGACCTGTGTGCCATCTCCACGGCTCGGCTGGAAGAACTGGCCGGGTTCCTGGACTCCCTGCTCAGGAACGAAGAATTCAGTGGAACGCTTTCTATTGCCCGCCGGAAGGCCATCCGCAAGGCGGTAGACCGCAGCTTAGACCTCTCGAGGAGTTTGAACATGTCCATCTCGGTCACTCGGTTCTCCCTTCCGGAGAACAGCTTAGCCAATCTGAGCAGCTTGACAGGCTTTTTGAATGGAACCGATCGGAGTCTCATACTTGAGGATGACGCCGATAAGGAGAACCAAGGAAGTGCCGAGAAAGTGATTGCCTCTTTGAAGGCAGAAAATCGTGAGCTTCGGGGACAGCTGGAGGGTCGCGGAAGTGCCAAGAAGGCGGGTCATTCGGAAGTGAGGAGAAAGTTGATCCCGCTGATGACCGAACCGGTGTCGGATTCGGAAGCGTGGTCGGAACCTGATCGGGATGTCTCGTTGGCTAGAATCGGACTGGAAGAGCGATCGTCGCTGACGAATTCCGGTGGTAAAGGGAAGAACATCTCTGCCCGAGGACTTGGAGGAGTGTTGCAGGAGTTCAGCTCTACTTCGGAGAATGAAGGTAACGGAAGTCATTTGAGGAAGCAAGGCGCTGAATTGAAGCAACTGCAAGAAGCGGTTCAGGAGAAAGACAGCAAGATTCTGGAAATTCAGACTCGAATGGTGGACCTGGACAATAAACTGCAGGAGGAGAAGATGAAGCGAGTTGATAGCTCCAAATGGATGGGGCGAGTTTGGTTTCCGTCTCGGATTGCCGAGCCGATAGTGGGGCTCTTGGTGTCTGGCGTTCGTAGAAGGCAGTCGAGTGGAGTGTTCGTCTCGCGTGCGAAAATATATTCCGCCTAG